DNA from Halobaculum sp. XH14:
AGGGACGTCCCCTGCGGTACTGAGACGGACGTACGGTAGCTTTATCCGGCGCTCGTCGAATCTCACGACGATGCGACACGTCGGGGGCTCGTCGGGGAATCGCGGCCGATCAGGGGGTGAGTGACGTGCAGGCGCTCCCGTCGGCGGTCGGCGAGGTGACGCTCGGACTCCACGTTCTGGCGGGCGTTCTCGCGCTGTTCGCGGGTGCCGGCGCGTTCCTGACGAGCAAGGGCGGGACGCGGCACCGCCGCCTGGGCCGGACGTACGTGTACGCGATGGCGTTCGTCGTCACGTCGGCGCTGGCGCTGTTCGCCCTCGACCCGACGCCGACCCGCCAGTTCCTCGCGCTCGTCGCGGTGTTCAGCTTCTACTTCGTGTTCTCGGGCTACCGCGTCCTCTCCCGAAAGCGGCCGACCGACGGCCCGGAATCGGTCGACTGGGCCGCCGTCGGACTGCTGACCGCGGCCGGCGCGGGCCTCGTGCTGATGGGCGGAGCGCGTCTCCTCGACGGCTCCTCGTTCGGGACGGTGATGCTCGTCTTCGGCGCCATCGGGACGGGGTTCGGGCTCAGCGACGCCCGCGCCTACCGCGTGGGCGACCCCGAGCCCCGGGCCTGGTTCTTCCAGCACCTCTCCCGGATGAGCGCGGGCTACATCGCCACCGTGACCGCCTTCTCGACGGTGAACTTCCTGTTTCTCCCGCCGATCGCCCGCTGGCTCTGGCCGACGCTCGTGGGCTCGCCCGCGATCTACTTGCTGGCGCGGCGATACGAGGCCTGAGTCCGGGCCACCGATACGAGCTTCGGGCTCCGGAGCGCGGGATGCCGGGTGAGAACCGGCGAACGCGCCCGGAAACCCGTGACAACGGGCGCCGAGTGGGGGCACCGTTAAGACCCCGCCATCGCCACACGTTCGCATGGACTGGAGGCAGGCCGAACGCGAGTACGAGCCCGACGTGACGCGCGACTCGCTGGCGGCGACGTTCGACGCGAGCGCCCGGCGCAACGCCGACCGGGTCGCCCAGCGCTACAAGGGGGGCGTGTACGACCGCTCGCTCGTCCGCGAGGGCGTCGTCGACGCCGCGCCCGAGGGCGACTACGCGGACCTAACGTACGGCGAGGTGCACGACCTCGTCCGGCGGCTCTCGGCGGGGTTTCGCGACCTGGGCGTCGCGCCCGGCGACCGCGTCGGCATCTTCGCCCACACGCGGATGGAGTGGGCCCAGTCGGACTTCGCGCTGCTGGGCGCCGGCGGCGTCGTCACGACCGTCTACACCTCCTCGTCGCGGAGCCAGGTTCGCCACCTGCTCTCGGACCCCGGCGCCTCGGGCGTCGTCGTCGAGGACCGCGAACTGCTGGACCGGGTGCTCGCGGTGGAGGATGACCTCTCGCTGGAGTTCGTGGTGCTGCTCGACGGCGAGCCGCACGAACGCGAGGACGTCCACACGCTCGGCGAGGTCCACGACCGCGGCGCGGCGCTGGATC
Protein-coding regions in this window:
- a CDS encoding DUF2306 domain-containing protein — encoded protein: MSDVQALPSAVGEVTLGLHVLAGVLALFAGAGAFLTSKGGTRHRRLGRTYVYAMAFVVTSALALFALDPTPTRQFLALVAVFSFYFVFSGYRVLSRKRPTDGPESVDWAAVGLLTAAGAGLVLMGGARLLDGSSFGTVMLVFGAIGTGFGLSDARAYRVGDPEPRAWFFQHLSRMSAGYIATVTAFSTVNFLFLPPIARWLWPTLVGSPAIYLLARRYEA